One genomic segment of Abyssisolibacter fermentans includes these proteins:
- a CDS encoding aspartate kinase, protein MERVVMKYGGTSVGTIEKIKAVARRVIKQKKQGKNVVVVVSAMGKTTDKLIKMAKQISNVPNSREMDVLISTGEQQSIALLSMAIEEEGYKAISLTGFQADIKTKGAHTKNVITEINTQKLEKYLDQDYVVVVAGFQGINESGEITTLGRGGSDTTAVALAAMLKCSCEIYTDVDGIYTVDPRVYQKAKKLETISYEEMMEMSSLGAGVLETRAVQLGKNYNVPIMVAFNTGEIAGTYIRELDNMEEKGVTGLSVCEGILMITVDNIYYKPQNISRLFEILAENHINIDMISQTAPKKGMVSVSFTCNADDRFNVEKVLTTYSANMNDVEYTIDEDLIKISLVGVGMMNQSGVAANIFKAFSENNIEFKQVTTSEISVSYALNKSDMLRAVNSLARAFNL, encoded by the coding sequence ATGGAAAGGGTAGTAATGAAGTATGGAGGAACATCAGTTGGTACCATTGAGAAAATTAAAGCTGTAGCTAGGAGAGTTATTAAACAAAAAAAACAAGGAAAAAATGTTGTAGTAGTTGTATCAGCTATGGGTAAAACTACAGATAAATTAATAAAAATGGCTAAACAAATCTCAAATGTACCTAATTCTAGAGAAATGGATGTGTTAATTTCAACTGGTGAACAGCAGTCAATAGCACTTTTATCAATGGCAATCGAAGAAGAAGGATATAAGGCTATATCGCTTACGGGATTTCAAGCTGATATAAAAACAAAGGGAGCTCATACTAAAAATGTGATAACTGAGATAAACACACAAAAACTTGAAAAGTACTTAGATCAAGATTATGTAGTTGTTGTTGCTGGATTTCAAGGAATAAATGAAAGTGGTGAAATTACTACGCTTGGTAGAGGTGGCTCAGATACTACGGCAGTTGCATTAGCAGCAATGTTAAAATGTTCTTGTGAGATTTATACAGATGTAGATGGTATATATACTGTTGACCCAAGAGTGTATCAGAAAGCTAAAAAGTTAGAAACAATATCTTACGAAGAAATGATGGAGATGTCCAGTTTAGGAGCTGGAGTTTTAGAAACAAGAGCTGTACAGTTAGGTAAAAATTATAATGTTCCAATAATGGTTGCCTTTAATACAGGAGAAATAGCAGGAACTTATATAAGGGAGTTGGATAATATGGAAGAGAAAGGAGTAACAGGTTTATCAGTTTGCGAAGGTATTTTAATGATTACAGTTGATAATATATACTACAAGCCACAAAATATATCTAGATTGTTTGAAATACTTGCAGAAAATCATATTAATATAGACATGATAAGTCAAACAGCACCAAAGAAAGGGATGGTTAGTGTATCATTTACATGTAATGCAGATGATAGGTTTAATGTAGAAAAAGTATTAACCACATATAGTGCTAATATGAATGATGTTGAATATACTATAGATGAAGATCTTATTAAGATTTCTTTAGTAGGTGTTGGTATGATGAATCAATCAGGTGTAGCAGCTAATATTTTTAAAGCTTTTTCCGAAAATAATATTGAGTTTAAGCAAGTAACAACATCAGAAATAAGTGTTTCTTATGCATTAAATAAAAGTGATATGCTTAGAGCAGTAAACAGCTTAGCAAGAGCATTTAATTTATAG
- a CDS encoding phosphopentomutase, protein MINRVIWIILDSVGIGALPDAEEYGDCGSNTLGNISEKLGGLKLCNMQKLGLGNIDGIKGVEPTDNPIGCYGKFMEKSKGKDTTTGHWEMCGICMDRAFPTYPKGFPNDLIEKFEKLIGTKILGNKPASGTAIIEELGEEHIKTGYPIVYTSADSVFQIAAHEDVISVERLYEICQMARDILIDEHAVARVIARPFIGQEGNFTRTANRRDFSLKPFHRILLDELKDNNYDVKAVGKIEDIFLGQGITDAVHTKSNMDGVDKTIEYIKKDSNGLIFTNLVDFDMKWGHRNDVEGYGKGLEEFDVRLKEIINCMKDDDILFINADHGCDPTFPGTDHTREHIPFIAYGKNLKKNINLGTRATFADIGQTIADIFNVDSIKNGESFLKQIKG, encoded by the coding sequence ATGATAAATAGAGTAATATGGATTATATTAGATAGTGTTGGTATTGGAGCATTACCTGATGCTGAAGAATATGGAGATTGTGGTAGTAATACATTAGGAAACATATCTGAAAAGCTAGGAGGACTTAAGCTTTGTAATATGCAAAAGCTTGGTTTAGGAAATATAGACGGTATTAAAGGTGTAGAACCTACAGATAATCCTATTGGATGTTATGGTAAATTTATGGAGAAATCTAAAGGCAAGGATACAACAACTGGACATTGGGAAATGTGTGGAATATGTATGGATAGAGCATTTCCAACGTATCCAAAAGGATTCCCTAACGATTTAATTGAGAAATTCGAGAAATTAATAGGAACTAAAATATTAGGTAATAAACCTGCTTCAGGAACAGCTATTATAGAGGAGTTAGGAGAAGAGCATATTAAAACAGGATATCCAATAGTTTATACTTCTGCTGATAGTGTATTTCAAATTGCTGCTCATGAGGATGTTATATCTGTTGAAAGGCTATATGAAATATGTCAAATGGCAAGAGATATTTTAATAGATGAACATGCTGTTGCTAGGGTAATAGCTAGACCATTTATTGGGCAGGAAGGTAATTTTACTAGAACAGCCAATAGAAGAGATTTTTCGCTCAAACCATTTCATAGAATACTATTAGATGAGCTTAAAGACAATAATTATGACGTTAAAGCTGTTGGTAAAATAGAAGATATATTTTTAGGTCAAGGGATAACAGATGCTGTTCATACTAAGTCAAATATGGATGGTGTTGATAAGACTATTGAATATATTAAAAAAGATAGTAATGGTTTAATATTTACCAATCTGGTTGATTTTGATATGAAATGGGGACATAGAAATGATGTAGAGGGTTATGGTAAAGGATTAGAGGAATTTGATGTAAGATTGAAAGAAATTATTAATTGCATGAAAGATGATGATATATTATTTATTAATGCTGATCATGGTTGTGATCCAACATTTCCTGGTACAGATCATACAAGAGAACATATACCTTTCATAGCTTATGGTAAGAATTTAAAGAAAAATATCAACCTTGGTACTAGAGCTACATTTGCAGATATTGGTCAAACTATTGCAGACATCTTTAATGTAGATAGTATTAAGAATGGAGAGAGTTTTTTAAAACAAATAAAAGGTTAA
- a CDS encoding pyrimidine-nucleoside phosphorylase, with product MRMYDIIMKKRNGLQLSKDEINYFINEYTKGNIPDYQVSALMMAIYFQKMNKRETSDLTSAMVNSGEVINLSSIDGIKVDKHSTGGVGDTVTMIVAPIVAALGVPVAKMSGRGLGHTGGTIDKLESFDGFSVDMSIENFINNVNTIGIAVGGQTANLAPADKKLYALRDVTATVDNLSLIASSIMSKKIASGADAIVLDVKSGSGAFMKDDESAFELGKAMVDIGSALGRNTIAVISDMDQPLGNAVGNILEVKEAIDTLKGSGPEDLTKLCITLGTYMLLLGGVANDTEAARNMIEQTIETGAGLRKLREFIKAQGGDTKYIDDLDAFEQAKYIYKVKAKDKGYVNHIKADDIGRAALILGAGRETKESQIDLTVGIYLNKKVGAEVEKGEIIAIIHANDMDKAREAERMILDAYKISNDKVKPNKLIKGIVTKNKIIRY from the coding sequence ATGAGAATGTATGATATTATAATGAAAAAAAGAAACGGTTTGCAGCTCTCAAAAGATGAAATTAATTATTTCATCAATGAATATACAAAAGGAAATATTCCTGATTATCAAGTATCTGCCTTGATGATGGCTATATATTTTCAAAAGATGAACAAAAGAGAAACCTCAGATTTGACTAGTGCTATGGTAAATAGTGGTGAAGTAATCAACTTATCTTCAATAGATGGAATAAAAGTTGATAAACACAGCACAGGAGGGGTTGGAGATACTGTAACAATGATTGTTGCACCGATTGTTGCAGCATTAGGTGTACCTGTAGCAAAAATGTCAGGTAGAGGTTTAGGACATACTGGTGGTACTATAGATAAACTGGAGTCTTTTGATGGATTTTCTGTAGATATGTCAATTGAGAATTTTATAAATAATGTAAATACTATAGGAATTGCAGTTGGAGGACAAACAGCTAATTTAGCACCCGCAGATAAGAAACTATATGCTCTTAGAGATGTAACTGCTACTGTTGATAATTTATCGTTGATAGCTAGCAGTATAATGAGTAAAAAAATTGCATCTGGAGCAGATGCTATAGTACTAGATGTAAAGTCAGGTAGTGGAGCATTTATGAAAGATGATGAAAGTGCATTTGAATTAGGTAAAGCTATGGTTGATATAGGAAGTGCTTTAGGAAGAAATACTATAGCTGTAATATCTGATATGGATCAACCATTAGGTAATGCTGTAGGCAATATTTTAGAAGTAAAAGAAGCTATTGATACATTGAAGGGAAGTGGACCTGAAGATTTAACAAAATTATGTATAACTTTAGGTACATATATGCTGTTGCTTGGTGGTGTTGCAAATGATACTGAAGCTGCAAGAAACATGATTGAGCAAACTATTGAAACAGGTGCTGGTTTAAGAAAGCTTAGAGAATTTATTAAAGCACAAGGTGGAGATACAAAGTATATAGATGATTTAGATGCTTTTGAACAAGCAAAATATATATACAAAGTTAAAGCAAAGGATAAAGGTTATGTTAATCATATCAAAGCTGATGATATAGGCAGAGCGGCATTAATTTTAGGTGCAGGTAGAGAGACAAAAGAATCTCAAATAGATTTAACAGTAGGAATATATTTAAACAAAAAAGTAGGAGCAGAAGTTGAAAAAGGCGAAATAATAGCAATCATACATGCAAATGATATGGATAAAGCAAGAGAAGCAGAAAGAATGATACTAGATGCATACAAAATATCAAATGACAAAGTTAAGCCAAATAAGCTTATAAAGGGAATTGTAACAAAAAACAAAATAATAAGATATTAA